From one Candidatus Methanoplasma termitum genomic stretch:
- a CDS encoding class I SAM-dependent methyltransferase — protein sequence MSDGREEPEGGRQADHWERFYTEHKRPWRGIGKVALDIGPGSKVLDVGCGTGKTTAALLKSGADVTGLDFSPSAISQCISVFGDKAKFIIAECDKMPFPDDHFDAAAAVHILEHLDDTQLRDTVKEISRVLVPGGLVFVRVFAVEDMRAKGENRNTRGNGIEYRYFTEEEMKDIFRGFELISSERKDETMLFGAVRVKIECLFRLPR from the coding sequence ATGAGTGACGGGCGGGAGGAACCGGAAGGCGGCAGACAGGCCGACCACTGGGAAAGGTTCTATACAGAGCATAAACGTCCGTGGAGAGGGATAGGGAAGGTGGCCCTCGATATAGGGCCGGGTTCTAAGGTATTGGATGTCGGGTGCGGCACCGGGAAGACGACAGCGGCTCTTCTGAAATCAGGGGCGGATGTCACAGGATTGGACTTCTCACCGTCTGCGATAAGCCAATGCATCAGTGTTTTCGGGGATAAGGCAAAATTCATAATAGCGGAATGTGACAAGATGCCGTTCCCAGACGATCATTTCGACGCTGCCGCGGCCGTTCACATCTTGGAACATCTGGACGACACTCAGTTGAGAGATACGGTAAAAGAGATATCGAGGGTGCTGGTCCCCGGCGGGCTCGTGTTCGTAAGAGTTTTCGCCGTGGAGGATATGAGGGCCAAAGGCGAGAACAGGAACACGAGAGGCAACGGGATCGAATACAGATACTTCACGGAAGAGGAGATGAAAGACATCTTCAGGGGATTCGAGCTGATAAGCTCTGAAAGGAAAGACGAGACGATGCTCTTCGGTGCGGTGAGAGTGAAGATCGAATGTCTTTTCCGTCTGCCGCGCTGA
- a CDS encoding phenylacetate--CoA ligase family protein codes for MYWNKDVECMPAKDLKKLQYRSFKTLIEKLYASNRFYHDRMKSVGVLPSDIASLKDVQKLPFMYKQDLRENYPTKLFSVPNTEMTRYHVSSGTSGKPTVVGYTPNDIDYWSDALARSLTSIGVGKEDTLQVSYGYGLFTGGLGLHYGAERVGATVLPTSTGNTERQIELMQDLGVTVIACTPSYLMYLMGVAAKMGIDFRRDTCLKKAVLGAEPWSESMRTKMEETMGIKAYDIYGTSELAGPMFTECEERNGIHICGDIMYVEILDPDTGEVLEDGEKGEMVVTMLKKEALPIVRFRIKDVSSILKGDCPCGRTSPRITRISGRTDDMLIIRGINVFPSQIEYTLMRIPEIGDQYMIEVTREGPLDNMKIQVELKPEMFSDSVTDMVKLRARIETELKKHLEIAAAVELKAPGELPRFEGKAKRVIDKRVI; via the coding sequence ATGTATTGGAATAAAGATGTCGAATGTATGCCCGCCAAAGACCTGAAGAAGCTTCAATATCGGAGTTTCAAAACTCTTATAGAGAAACTTTACGCTTCCAACCGATTCTACCATGACAGGATGAAAAGTGTTGGAGTGCTTCCCTCCGACATCGCTTCGCTGAAGGATGTTCAAAAGCTTCCATTCATGTACAAGCAGGACCTGAGGGAGAATTATCCCACAAAGCTGTTCAGCGTGCCCAACACCGAAATGACAAGATATCATGTTTCATCGGGGACCAGCGGAAAACCTACTGTTGTGGGGTACACACCAAACGACATCGATTATTGGAGCGACGCTCTCGCCAGATCCCTTACCTCGATCGGCGTCGGTAAAGAAGATACTCTGCAGGTCTCTTACGGTTATGGACTTTTCACCGGAGGTTTGGGACTCCACTACGGAGCAGAAAGGGTCGGGGCCACCGTTTTACCCACCAGCACCGGCAACACCGAAAGGCAGATCGAACTTATGCAGGACCTGGGCGTGACCGTGATAGCCTGCACGCCATCGTATCTGATGTACCTGATGGGCGTGGCGGCGAAAATGGGTATAGATTTCAGGCGGGATACATGCTTGAAAAAAGCCGTCCTCGGCGCCGAGCCTTGGTCCGAAAGCATGCGTACAAAGATGGAAGAAACAATGGGCATCAAAGCGTATGACATCTACGGCACATCGGAACTGGCCGGTCCGATGTTCACAGAATGCGAGGAGAGGAACGGCATCCACATCTGCGGGGACATAATGTATGTGGAGATATTGGATCCGGATACCGGCGAAGTGCTGGAGGACGGCGAGAAGGGTGAAATGGTGGTGACTATGCTCAAAAAGGAAGCTCTCCCCATTGTAAGATTCCGGATAAAGGATGTCTCGTCGATCTTAAAGGGAGACTGTCCCTGCGGAAGAACATCGCCGAGGATTACCAGAATCAGCGGCAGGACCGATGATATGCTGATCATCCGCGGGATCAACGTCTTCCCGTCGCAGATCGAATACACACTGATGAGGATCCCAGAGATCGGCGATCAGTATATGATAGAAGTGACCAGGGAAGGACCTCTCGACAACATGAAGATACAGGTCGAGCTGAAACCGGAAATGTTCAGCGACAGCGTCACTGATATGGTGAAACTAAGAGCGCGCATAGAGACAGAGTTGAAGAAACATCTGGAGATAGCGGCCGCGGTAGAGCTTAAAGCCCCCGGCGAGCTTCCCAGATTTGAGGGTAAAGCAAAAAGAGTGATTGATAAGAGGGTGATCTGA
- a CDS encoding ACT domain-containing protein, with protein sequence MENENIITQLSIFVSNEPGRLAAIASVLGDFKINIKGFNLAESSEFGILRTIVDEPDRAFEQIRSKGMIVKKTDMIAVALGDSPGSFFVAADVLGRSKINVEYAYAYSGKNLNYLFVKVDDIDKAIKVLKEAKIRLIKRSEI encoded by the coding sequence ATGGAAAATGAGAATATTATCACACAGCTTTCGATATTCGTAAGCAATGAGCCGGGGCGGTTGGCCGCCATAGCGAGCGTATTAGGTGATTTCAAGATCAACATCAAAGGATTCAATCTCGCCGAGTCATCGGAATTCGGAATATTGAGAACGATTGTGGATGAACCGGACAGAGCGTTCGAACAGATACGGTCAAAAGGTATGATCGTAAAAAAGACTGACATGATAGCGGTCGCCCTCGGCGATTCCCCCGGCTCTTTCTTTGTGGCTGCCGATGTGCTAGGAAGATCGAAGATAAATGTGGAATATGCGTATGCGTACAGCGGCAAGAACCTCAATTATCTTTTTGTGAAGGTAGATGACATCGATAAAGCGATCAAGGTGCTGAAAGAGGCTAAAATAAGGCTGATCAAGAGATCGGAGATATGA
- a CDS encoding EF-Tu/IF-2/RF-3 family GTPase codes for MGNLNVAVLGAKDLAEKIGKKGTVTDVTFFEIKRGNDSATLIEPSKYPEKLSSLFYSVGMSEFAILVVDKIDSFLGESILMADIFKIRNGWIILRNYIQKEQLAPLIAGTSLEKFVYIEEDHVKMREDILDIAQKEARKPGDGTCGSCPVDSHFNVKGVGTVVLGSVIDGYFRKHDKMQVFPIKKEVVLKSIQKHDIDADNGVKGDHVGLALRGIESEELDRGYVLTTDPKMKMTKKVVGKAELIKYWPAPLKEGMVLHLGHWMQMIPCRITGVDNGSDFRNPSLTIEMETEMIHKPGDTSVMMYLEGGKLRIVGSVKLE; via the coding sequence ATGGGGAACCTGAACGTTGCGGTACTCGGGGCAAAAGACCTCGCCGAGAAAATAGGAAAGAAAGGTACCGTCACGGATGTCACGTTCTTCGAGATAAAAAGAGGGAACGATTCCGCAACTCTGATAGAGCCGTCGAAGTATCCGGAGAAGCTCTCGTCGCTTTTCTATTCTGTGGGTATGTCCGAGTTTGCGATATTGGTAGTGGATAAGATAGACTCCTTCCTGGGAGAATCCATCCTGATGGCAGATATATTCAAAATAAGGAACGGGTGGATAATCCTCAGGAATTACATTCAAAAAGAGCAGCTTGCTCCTTTGATCGCAGGCACTTCTCTTGAAAAATTTGTTTATATAGAAGAAGACCACGTAAAAATGAGAGAAGATATCCTCGATATCGCTCAGAAAGAGGCCCGCAAGCCCGGCGACGGTACCTGCGGGTCTTGCCCGGTCGACAGCCACTTCAACGTTAAGGGCGTCGGAACAGTGGTCCTCGGGTCGGTCATCGACGGATATTTCAGGAAACATGACAAGATGCAGGTGTTCCCGATAAAAAAAGAGGTCGTGCTGAAGTCTATACAGAAACACGACATCGATGCGGATAACGGCGTAAAGGGAGATCATGTCGGATTGGCCCTGAGAGGGATAGAATCCGAAGAACTGGACAGAGGGTATGTTCTCACAACGGATCCGAAAATGAAAATGACCAAAAAGGTAGTCGGAAAAGCGGAGCTGATAAAATATTGGCCCGCACCTCTGAAGGAAGGAATGGTCCTTCATCTGGGTCATTGGATGCAGATGATCCCCTGCCGCATCACCGGCGTCGATAACGGAAGCGATTTCAGGAACCCTTCCCTTACGATAGAGATGGAAACGGAAATGATACACAAACCCGGCGATACATCGGTCATGATGTATCTGGAAGGCGGGAAGCTGAGGATCGTCGGATCTGTAAAGTTAGAATGA
- a CDS encoding phenylacetate--CoA ligase family protein — MDFWNKKIETMPRRELEKLQMSLLRKQLRTMYDSSKFVHDGMKATGILPEDVVDLDTFRKIPFMDRKDFTKNYPDHLFVRPYDELVRLHVSSGTTGKPKIVGYTRNDLDDWAESLARGMISFGMSRRDIVQNSHGYGLFTGGLGIHYGAEKIGATVIPASTGNTDRQIQLMRDVPVTTFVGTPSYLFHIADECDRIGVNLQRDTKVRLAIAGGEPWSESMRVKIQNKTGLRVHNCYGASELYGPSFLECEKQAGVHVWADICLMEILDDNGDPCADGERGEMVFTMLKKEAFPLIRYRIGDISSLVWEKCECGRTHPRLMRISGRTDDMLSIRGINVFPSQIESVIGEMPFLSTFYHITVENKDYRDDMIVEIELNESSLKDDMVDLVKMVRQVEERMKSVLNLTIKVKLVLPGTLKRFEGKSQHVTDNRRYDW, encoded by the coding sequence ATGGATTTTTGGAACAAAAAAATAGAGACGATGCCGCGCAGAGAGCTTGAGAAGCTGCAGATGAGCCTTCTAAGGAAACAATTGCGCACAATGTACGATTCCTCGAAATTCGTGCACGACGGCATGAAGGCCACAGGCATACTCCCCGAGGACGTGGTCGACCTCGATACCTTCCGGAAGATCCCGTTCATGGACAGGAAGGACTTCACCAAGAATTATCCAGATCACCTTTTTGTCAGACCCTACGATGAACTTGTGAGACTGCATGTATCATCCGGAACAACGGGGAAGCCGAAGATCGTCGGGTATACGAGGAACGATCTCGACGATTGGGCAGAATCACTGGCAAGAGGAATGATATCATTCGGAATGTCCCGCAGGGACATCGTGCAGAACTCGCACGGGTACGGACTTTTCACCGGCGGTCTGGGAATTCACTACGGAGCGGAGAAGATAGGCGCTACGGTGATCCCGGCAAGCACGGGTAACACAGACAGACAGATCCAGCTTATGAGGGATGTTCCCGTGACCACATTCGTGGGAACCCCGTCATATCTGTTCCACATCGCAGACGAATGCGACAGGATCGGCGTAAACCTTCAAAGGGATACAAAGGTCAGGCTTGCGATCGCAGGCGGCGAGCCGTGGTCAGAAAGTATGAGGGTGAAGATCCAAAATAAAACAGGGCTTCGCGTCCACAACTGCTACGGTGCGAGCGAGCTATACGGACCGTCCTTCCTTGAATGTGAAAAACAAGCGGGCGTCCATGTCTGGGCCGATATATGCTTGATGGAAATATTGGATGATAACGGCGACCCTTGTGCGGATGGCGAAAGAGGGGAAATGGTCTTCACCATGCTGAAAAAAGAGGCGTTCCCGCTCATAAGATACAGAATAGGGGACATATCATCTCTCGTTTGGGAAAAATGCGAATGCGGAAGGACGCACCCGCGCCTGATGAGGATATCCGGAAGGACTGATGACATGCTGTCGATACGCGGCATAAATGTGTTCCCGTCGCAGATAGAGAGCGTCATCGGCGAGATGCCTTTCCTGAGCACATTCTACCACATTACCGTAGAGAACAAAGACTACAGGGATGATATGATCGTAGAGATAGAACTCAACGAGTCGTCTCTGAAGGACGACATGGTGGATCTTGTGAAAATGGTCAGACAGGTCGAAGAACGTATGAAAAGCGTTCTTAATCTGACCATTAAGGTCAAACTTGTCCTGCCTGGAACATTGAAGAGGTTTGAGGGAAAATCACAGCACGTAACGGACAACCGCAGATACGATTGGTGA
- a CDS encoding flavodoxin family protein has product MKITVMNGSPRPNGNTSELVKQFLKEADDKAKIEEVRIFEMNIKGCSNCGSCQRGEIRNHCTMKDDMSILYQKFLSSDMIILASPIYMWQLTPCTLAFLNRLHALCSHSKDSPYNHMEGKKIALLITLGDEEEIADYAVNAMKDFCEYFLIDYKGDLRIPFAEKEKISSGEYELELKEFAAKILG; this is encoded by the coding sequence ATGAAGATAACTGTAATGAACGGTTCTCCCCGCCCCAACGGCAACACGTCCGAACTCGTAAAACAATTCCTGAAAGAGGCGGATGACAAAGCAAAGATCGAAGAGGTGCGGATATTCGAAATGAACATCAAAGGCTGCAGCAACTGCGGCTCTTGCCAACGGGGTGAGATCAGAAATCATTGCACAATGAAGGATGACATGTCCATCCTTTATCAAAAGTTCTTGTCATCGGACATGATAATCTTGGCATCTCCCATATATATGTGGCAGCTCACCCCCTGTACTCTGGCATTTTTGAACAGGTTACATGCCCTTTGTTCACATTCAAAAGATTCACCGTATAATCACATGGAAGGAAAAAAGATTGCCCTGCTCATTACATTGGGTGATGAAGAAGAGATCGCAGACTATGCCGTGAACGCAATGAAGGACTTCTGCGAATATTTCCTGATCGATTACAAAGGAGATCTCAGAATACCCTTTGCCGAGAAGGAAAAGATATCTTCCGGTGAATATGAACTGGAGTTGAAGGAATTCGCCGCAAAGATCCTCGGATGA
- the pylD gene encoding 3-methylornithyl-N6-L-lysine dehydrogenase PylD, producing the protein MTRLTDGMVKDIIRSLDSANEMLITLTGMDTIELACDAIGITPDMIDLDGIKVGVVPITAGKGTISKFSESVAEIVRRIGMEPFVTNGTDVNGLAEALSAKADIVFMADDIKFIAVNTKDGRYSDNSFATAAGYVSALKGAAKGLKGKDVLVLGAGRVGSIAAELMNEMGAAVTVYDIDRKAAEELSLRVPIKIADDANAALSSHLLVLNACPGAIDGRFVKKGAIISSPGIPFPFDGLGIKRAETIINDPLDIGVVVMAVQSASFTRLKNL; encoded by the coding sequence ATGACAAGACTTACCGACGGAATGGTCAAGGATATCATCAGGTCCCTGGACAGTGCCAACGAGATGCTGATAACCCTGACGGGCATGGATACGATAGAGCTGGCGTGCGATGCGATCGGCATCACGCCCGATATGATCGACCTTGACGGGATCAAGGTGGGAGTAGTGCCTATCACGGCCGGTAAAGGAACTATTTCAAAATTCTCCGAATCTGTTGCGGAAATAGTCAGAAGGATAGGGATGGAACCGTTCGTCACAAACGGGACCGATGTGAACGGCCTCGCAGAAGCCCTCTCCGCCAAGGCGGATATTGTTTTTATGGCAGACGATATCAAATTCATCGCAGTCAACACTAAAGACGGAAGATATTCGGACAATTCGTTCGCAACGGCTGCAGGGTACGTCTCGGCACTCAAAGGAGCGGCAAAAGGACTCAAAGGGAAAGATGTCCTTGTACTTGGGGCGGGGAGAGTGGGAAGCATCGCCGCCGAACTCATGAACGAGATGGGTGCGGCAGTGACAGTTTACGATATAGACAGAAAGGCTGCGGAAGAACTTTCTCTCCGTGTTCCGATAAAGATCGCAGACGATGCTAATGCGGCCCTGTCATCGCATCTGCTTGTGCTCAACGCATGCCCGGGTGCGATAGACGGGAGATTTGTGAAAAAAGGAGCAATAATATCATCTCCGGGGATACCGTTCCCCTTTGATGGGCTGGGGATCAAAAGGGCGGAGACAATAATCAACGACCCCCTGGACATAGGGGTTGTTGTCATGGCGGTGCAGAGCGCATCTTTCACAAGACTCAAAAATCTATAA
- the pylC gene encoding 3-methylornithine--L-lysine ligase PylC, with protein MKIGIVGGALQGMEAAFLSKKAGFETMVIDRKGTAPALSLSDSHEILDVTKDTEKARKVLHDCDVVIPACEEIDALTVLDKMMKGSDIPFLFDLHAYRFSCSKKRTNDVMEKIGVPMPQPWPECGFPIIVKPSSQSGSVGVSAVNDEQEMKAALKIVKDLGDIPIMQEFVSGKSVSIEVVGKGVAARSFVTTEVILDYNYDCKMVECRPNILPKEDDDLFKDIGQNIAKAIELKGLMDVEAIYTKKGLRVLEVDARIPSQTPAAIWAATDINILEELAFSFMDKSTGRKNRNECSAYEHYVVENGRLCTSGEKVFGKVNGPRFEERLFGADEAITDYAPGKDVWRATVMTKGKTPAEVLEKRKKFIRNVMDECELDEYVDRSPRMV; from the coding sequence ATGAAGATCGGAATCGTAGGCGGGGCTCTGCAGGGGATGGAGGCGGCGTTCCTTTCAAAGAAAGCGGGATTTGAAACAATGGTGATCGACAGGAAAGGCACCGCTCCCGCACTGTCGCTGTCAGACTCACACGAGATACTGGATGTGACCAAGGATACCGAAAAAGCGAGAAAGGTCCTTCATGACTGTGATGTTGTGATCCCCGCATGCGAAGAGATCGACGCTCTGACCGTGTTGGACAAAATGATGAAAGGATCGGACATCCCGTTCCTTTTCGATCTTCATGCCTATAGATTTTCTTGTTCAAAGAAGAGGACCAACGATGTCATGGAAAAAATAGGCGTACCGATGCCGCAGCCGTGGCCGGAATGCGGGTTCCCCATAATAGTCAAACCATCTTCTCAGAGCGGAAGCGTAGGAGTTTCCGCGGTCAACGACGAACAGGAAATGAAAGCCGCGCTGAAGATCGTCAAAGATCTCGGTGATATACCGATAATGCAGGAGTTCGTTTCCGGAAAAAGTGTTTCCATCGAGGTGGTCGGAAAGGGGGTTGCGGCAAGATCCTTCGTCACGACCGAGGTCATACTCGACTATAATTACGACTGTAAGATGGTAGAATGCAGACCGAACATTTTACCGAAAGAAGATGACGACCTGTTCAAGGATATCGGACAGAACATTGCAAAGGCCATCGAACTGAAGGGGCTGATGGATGTGGAAGCGATATACACGAAAAAAGGGCTCAGGGTGTTGGAGGTTGATGCCCGTATCCCCAGTCAGACCCCGGCGGCGATATGGGCCGCCACCGACATAAATATCCTGGAAGAGCTTGCGTTCTCATTCATGGACAAAAGCACGGGAAGGAAGAACAGAAACGAATGTTCCGCATATGAACATTATGTAGTCGAGAACGGACGCTTATGCACCTCCGGTGAAAAGGTCTTCGGAAAAGTGAACGGACCGAGGTTCGAAGAGAGGCTTTTCGGTGCGGACGAGGCGATAACCGACTACGCCCCGGGCAAAGATGTATGGAGGGCAACGGTGATGACAAAGGGAAAGACCCCGGCCGAGGTCCTCGAAAAGAGGAAGAAGTTCATCAGGAACGTGATGGACGAATGCGAACTGGATGAATATGTCGACAGGTCTCCGAGGATGGTATAA
- the pylB gene encoding methylornithine synthase PylB: protein MSVSDIIEQIEMGGSASTGDVAELLSVRSEDDISRLFSAAASVRDRFFGKKVFMYGFVYFSTHCRNNCAFCYYRRTNDLPRYRKTKEEVLALSASLKDAGINLVDLTMGEDPFMCANDYEEFLDITRTIKDEIDISVMASPGAVPSGSFVKFKEAGTDWFACYQETYNRELFNKLRLEQNFDNRLSQKIWAREAGILAEDGIMVGLGESLKDRADSIIKMGSLGCEQIRAMTFVPQKGTPMEKMKPSRPIDELIAIAVMRLIYPDRLIPASLDVEGIAGLKSRLDAGANVITSIVPPHQDLAGVAQHELDIENGHRSVAHVMHLLDEMGKKAASNTEYESLLKKLKEQQPVVG from the coding sequence ATGAGTGTTTCTGATATAATAGAGCAAATAGAAATGGGCGGAAGCGCATCGACGGGAGATGTTGCAGAGCTCCTCTCCGTTCGGAGCGAAGATGACATATCCAGACTGTTCTCGGCGGCAGCCTCTGTAAGAGACAGGTTCTTCGGGAAAAAGGTGTTTATGTACGGGTTCGTTTATTTTTCGACCCATTGCAGGAACAACTGTGCGTTCTGCTACTACAGAAGAACAAACGATCTTCCCAGGTACAGGAAGACAAAAGAAGAGGTTCTGGCGTTATCGGCAAGCCTCAAGGATGCCGGGATAAATCTTGTGGATCTGACAATGGGCGAGGACCCGTTCATGTGCGCTAACGATTATGAGGAGTTCTTGGATATAACAAGGACGATCAAGGATGAGATCGATATATCTGTAATGGCATCTCCGGGAGCCGTTCCTAGCGGTTCTTTCGTAAAATTCAAGGAAGCTGGAACAGATTGGTTCGCCTGTTACCAAGAGACATACAATCGAGAACTTTTCAATAAACTTCGCCTCGAACAGAATTTTGACAACAGATTGAGTCAGAAGATATGGGCAAGGGAGGCCGGCATTCTGGCGGAGGACGGGATCATGGTCGGTCTCGGAGAGAGCCTTAAGGACAGAGCGGATTCCATAATAAAAATGGGGTCACTCGGCTGCGAACAGATCAGGGCAATGACGTTCGTCCCGCAGAAAGGGACGCCGATGGAGAAAATGAAACCGTCCAGACCAATTGATGAACTTATTGCGATCGCAGTCATGCGCCTTATATACCCAGACAGGCTGATCCCCGCTTCCCTTGATGTGGAAGGGATCGCGGGGTTAAAGAGCAGATTGGATGCCGGGGCCAATGTGATAACATCGATAGTTCCGCCCCATCAGGATCTCGCCGGAGTGGCTCAGCATGAATTGGACATCGAGAACGGTCACAGGTCGGTCGCACACGTGATGCACCTCCTTGATGAGATGGGAAAGAAGGCCGCCTCAAACACAGAATATGAAAGTCTTCTGAAAAAATTGAAGGAACAACAGCCGGTGGTAGGATGA
- the pylSc gene encoding pyrrolysine--tRNA(Pyl) ligase large subunit produces MSDLVSSNEKEIAGMLRSPSRHQLAALEEDLAAALIARGFIEVKTPAFVSVASLEKMTITPEHPLYKQVFMIDDKRCLRPMHAMNLYYVMRKLRDHTDGPVKIFEIGSCFRKESHSGSHLEEFTMLNLVELGPEGDATEALKDHIGAVMKVTGLEYTLVREESDVYVETLDVEIDGGEVASGAVGPHVLDNAHDIHEPWSGIGFGLERLLMIMNEKSTVKKTGRSLSYLNGAKIN; encoded by the coding sequence ATGTCCGACCTGGTCTCATCGAACGAAAAAGAGATAGCCGGAATGTTAAGGTCGCCTTCAAGACATCAGCTTGCCGCACTTGAAGAGGATCTTGCCGCAGCGCTTATTGCAAGAGGGTTCATCGAAGTGAAGACCCCGGCTTTTGTTTCTGTCGCTTCCCTTGAAAAAATGACGATAACGCCGGAACACCCACTGTACAAACAGGTCTTCATGATAGACGACAAACGATGTCTGCGCCCGATGCACGCAATGAACCTGTATTATGTGATGAGAAAGCTCAGGGACCACACAGACGGTCCTGTGAAGATATTCGAGATCGGTTCATGTTTTAGGAAAGAATCTCACAGCGGTTCCCACCTGGAAGAGTTCACAATGCTGAATCTTGTCGAGCTCGGGCCGGAGGGCGACGCTACCGAAGCCCTGAAAGACCATATTGGTGCTGTGATGAAGGTCACGGGCCTTGAATATACTCTTGTCAGGGAGGAGTCCGATGTATATGTCGAGACCCTTGATGTGGAGATCGACGGCGGCGAAGTAGCTTCAGGCGCCGTCGGTCCGCATGTACTCGATAATGCGCACGATATACACGAACCGTGGTCCGGCATCGGATTCGGGTTAGAAAGATTACTTATGATAATGAACGAAAAAAGTACAGTTAAGAAGACTGGCAGGAGCCTGAGTTACTTGAACGGTGCGAAAATAAACTGA